The bacterium genome contains a region encoding:
- a CDS encoding GspMb/PilO family protein produces MKHQKVNKIKLVIIIVLILTLYLFGWFRPELTRYVQINNLLCQKQKQLEKYPILLSNKDEYKNQTLLLKNELKKIKDKLYVSETPLIATSQFLTDIETISKSTNANVLTKNILPTKKTGKYHHISVMLNLQTNSSGLTNFLYAIKTSKKLYSIPYLNILPQKDNKLRVALIISSYMVVRNRSG; encoded by the coding sequence ATGAAACATCAAAAAGTTAATAAAATTAAACTTGTGATAATAATAGTTTTGATACTAACATTATATTTATTTGGCTGGTTTAGACCTGAGCTAACCAGGTATGTCCAGATAAACAATCTTCTTTGCCAAAAACAAAAACAACTTGAAAAATACCCAATCCTGCTTTCAAATAAAGATGAGTATAAAAACCAAACTTTACTTCTAAAAAATGAGCTAAAAAAGATTAAAGATAAACTTTATGTAAGTGAGACTCCTTTGATAGCCACAAGCCAGTTTTTGACAGACATCGAAACAATATCTAAAAGCACCAATGCCAATGTCCTCACCAAAAATATCCTCCCGACTAAAAAGACAGGTAAATATCACCACATATCTGTTATGCTTAATTTACAAACCAACAGTAGTGGGTTGACTAATTTTTTATATGCCATTAAAACCTCAAAAAAACTGTATTCAATACCTTATTTGAATATATTACCACAAAAAGATAATAAATTAAGGGTAGCGTTAATAATATCCAGCTATATGGTCGTGAGGAACCGTTCAGGTTAG